The Candidatus Bathyarchaeota archaeon genomic sequence TAATGAAAAATCTTAGACACCAACAGCCTAAATTCTAGGTTCAAAGGCTGGTGAGACACCTTTGACTGTTGAAAAAGCCATACGATGGAAACATTCTTCTAATTCTGTTATGGAGCCCAAAAAACTGAAATTGGAATAGTGGAATAAACGACTTAACCTTCAACTATTTTGTACGGACAATTTTCACCTTGCCAAGTATACGCCAATACTCAATTTCAACACCAGGCGTAAGCTTTACTTTCAAGTCTTCCTCTTCAGGGAAAGGAGCATCCAAGTACTCATAAGTTTCCAGATCCATTATTTGCACACTAGAGGGTGTCACAGCGAAGACTTGCCCGCTTCTCTTTTCGATTATAGGAACTTCCGCTGTAGCATCAACTGGCTTGACAATGCTTCTCTTCACACCATCAAAAACACCTATTGCGACAATTCGAGCTTTTGCCGAACCGTGTTTTCCAGGTTTTGATTTTGTTATTTCAACTATGCGGCAGGGTTCCCCATCCACAATTATATATCCACCTTCACGGAGGCTTCCAACATCGACTGGTTTGCTCACGTTATCACCAGCTTGCTGTTCACCACAGCAATTTTTAAACAACACCCATATATAAGTTAAGGTAGCAAGATTAAAATTACCTTTGAACAAAAAGGGGAGAAAATTGTTCAAAAGCGTTGGCATTGTTGCACGCTTTGATAGAAGAAAAGCCATAAAACTTGCAGAAGAAACAGCAGAATACTTAACCAAAATGGGGCTGGAGGTTTACATCGAAGATACATTAAAGGAGAAACTAAAGAATAAGAATTGGAATTTCATCCGCCTCGAAAACATGAAAACAGATTTCATAATAACTATTGGTGGGGACGGCACAATCCTGCGAACTTGTGTTGCGATTCCTAAACCAGAACCGCCGATATTGGCAATAAACATGGGAGTCCGTGGGTTTCTAACGGAGGTTTCACCTGAAATGGCATTCAATGCGATTGACAAATGCTTAAAAGGCGACTTTATAACTGAAAAATGTGCAAAACTCTCCGTGGCATATGACGAGAGGAAACTTCCAGATGCCTTAAATGAAGTGCTAATAACTGTCGGTGAGCCCGTAAAACTACTATATGCCAGAATTTCAAAAAACGGAGAGCATGTTCTGGACTGCCAAGCGGACGGTGTAATGATAGCTACGCCTACAGGATCAACAGGATATTCACTTTCAGCTGGGGGTCCAGTGCTAGATCCGTCCGTTGACGCTTTTGTTTTAACACCTATATGCTCTCTAAGCGTATTGCGTTCAATAGTTTTCCCAGCAGATTCAAAAATCACCGTGGAGGTTCTCAGGCCTAAAAAGTTTTTGATAGTCATTGATGGAGCCTACAGAGAGGTTATGGAGACTTCCAATACTTTCATAACAATTACTCGCTCAAAAAATGAAACCACATTCATAAGATTTCAGGAAAACTTTTACAATCGTTTGAAGAGTAGACTTCTTTTCCGTGGAGTCGGAGGAAAAATCTAACGGCAACGCCGAAGAAAAAAGCGGTTATTTTGGATACTTCGGCTTTTATTGCCGGGTTTGACCCATTTTCAATAGATGAAGACCAATACACTGTGCCAAAGGTTAAAGAGGAATTTGCTGGAAGCCCCATGGCTTTAGCGAGGTTTAATGCAGCCATCGAAAGTGGAAAACTGAAAGTAAGAGAACCAAGCACTACTTTCATTGAAAAAATTAAGACTTTAGCCAGCCTCATAGGAGACTTCGCTTTTCTTTCAGAAACAGACTTGCAAGTTTTAGCGTTAGCCTTACAGTTAAAAATGCATGGGTACGCGCCTATTATTGCCACGGACGACTATTCTATACAAAATGTGGCTCACCATTTAGGCATAGAGTTCGCTTCACTGGTGACCTTTGGAATTCGTAAACCTTTAAAATGGGTTAGGTATTGCCCTGCATGCCATAGAAAATATTCTCCGGACTATAACTCAAAGACATGTTATGTATGTGGAACTGAATTAAAAAGGAAACCGTTAAGAAAGACCTCTTAAAAATCTAGGAAAGTAGGTGAAAAGAAAAATGAGCTTTAATGAAAGGAATGTCATATATTTCCAAGCGGCTGGAAAACATAATACGGATACGTTACTGAAAGCCGTTAAAGAGTACGCAGAAAAAGAAGGAATAAAAGATATCGTAGTTGCGTCTACAACTGGTGAGACAGGAGCAAAAGCTGCAAAAATTTTAAAGGGATATAATGTCGTAGTGGTTACCCATTGCTTTGGTTTCCAAAAACCCGGAGAAACAGAGTTAAAAGAAGAATTTAAAAAGGAAATTTTACATAATGGAGCAAAGATTTTCACGGGTACCCATGCACTAAGCAGCGCGGAGCGGGCAATACGTAAGGATTTCGGAACACTTGCGCCTCTTGAGTTAATTGCCAACACTCTCAGACTTATGGGGGAAGGGACAAAAGTATGTGTTGAAATCACATTAATGGCTGCTGATGCCGGTTTAATACCGGTGGACAAGGATATTTTGGCCGTGGCTGGAACTGGTAGAGGAGCTGACACTGCTCTGCGAATAAAGCCGGCAAACAGTGGCAGATTTTTTGATCTAAAGATAAGGGAGGTTATAGCTAAGCCTGCTAACTTCTAAATGATAAGAAAATGCCTTTAAAAGCTAAGCTTAAAGGGGAATTCTCCTTTTTAGAGGAAACTACCTAGTCCTTATCATAAGCTGGATTTTAATGGATTTTGCCCAAGAGATCCCTAGGACATATTATTCTGACTATGTTATTCAACTTGATGGAAGTCCATTAATAATTGGAATAATATCCTTAGCCTCAATGTTTTTTCTATTCCTTTCCGAAATGATAACACGCTCATCCTTCTCCATGATTCAAACACTCTTTCTAGTTTATGCTTTCTACGAGCTGCAGATAGGAGGGCCGCTAATTCAAGGGATGTCGCCGCAAGCAGATCCGGCACTTCAGCTTGCCCGCATTAGATGGGGGTACGTAATGACAGCGCTTTTTATTTGTATGGTGGCTTCGGCTATTCCAGCCGGAAAATTGATAGGTAAAACTGGAAGAAAAATCCCTTTGATAGCAGCACACTTAATAACAATTCCGGCAATGCTTCTTTTTGTTTACGGAAACTACTTTACACTTTTCATGGCAATGCCTCTTGCTGGACTTTCAATGCTTTTGGGATTCTCGTCATATCAATCACTGTTTGCAGATTTGGTTTCTCAAGAATACGTGGAAAAGTAACGGGATCTATGAACTTTTTCACATATGTTGCCATGGCTATAGGCGGTGCTATAGGAGGTGTACTGTGTGAAAAATTTTCGCCTCAGCTACCTTTCCTATTGGCCGCTGTTTTAGCCTCGCCCTCAATTATTCTAATACTATTTTTGATACGCGAGCCAAAACCACAGAAAAGAGAAACATAACGACTAGATGTCGCGGTTTGATCACCGTTTTTCTTGTTCAACCTCTTTTACGACATCTTCTATTATGTCTAGAGCTGAGTCTACGAGTTCTCTTGTTATAGTTAGTGGGGGTATGATTCTAATGGTTGAAACTCCGCAAGTGATAACGGTGACTCCGCGTTTCCATGAACGCATCATAACTTCATTTGCCTTATCTGGAGCGGGGGTTTTGCTTTCCTTGTCAGTTACGAACTCAACACCTATCATCAGACCCTTCCCTCTAACGTCACCGATGATTTCGCTAGTTTCTTTGAGCTCTTCAAATCTTTTCATGATGTATGTTCCCTGTTTTGCAGCATTTTCCAGCAGTCTCTCCTCTTTTATTACTTCTATCACGGCGATAGCCGCCGCACATGCCAGCGGATTTCCACCAAAAGTGCTGGCATGCGAACCTCCGGTCCAGTCCATCACCTTTGCCCTAGCAATCGCTGCACCTAGAGGTAGACCGGAAGCTAATGCCTTAGCACTGCAGATTACATCCGGCTCAATGTTCCAGTGTTCGATAGCAAACCATTTGCCAGTTCTGCCTATGCCTGATTGTACTTCGTCGTCTATCAATAGAATGCCATACCTATCAGCAAGCTTCTTCAGACGTTTAAAGTATTCTGGCGGTGGGACAACACATCCCCCTTCGCCTTGAATTGGTTCAAACATAATGGCGGCAACATCCTCGGGTGGCACATATTTTTGTAATACATATTCGTCTATGAAGTCAACACACCAATAATGACAATCGGGATACGTCTGTTTAAAAGGGCAACGATAACAATATGGATATGGAACATGTGTGACGCCGGGCATTAGCGGGAAAAAATATCTTCTTTGCGCAGGTTTGCTGGCTGTAAAAGATAGAGCCCCGATGGTTCGCCCGTGGAAAGCGTTTATAAAACTGACAAAAAGTTGTTTCCTAGTATGCCATTTCGCCAGCTTTACTGCAGCCTCAACAGCTTCTGTCCCACTGTTGCCAAAAAAAACTTTCTTTTCAAAATTTCCAGGCGTGATTTCCGAAAGTTTCTCTGCAAGAACAACAACTTCATTGTAATAAAAGTCTGTGTTAGAATAATGTAGAAAGCGGTCACACTGCTTCTTAATAGCTTCAACAACTTTTGGATGCCTATGACCTACATTTAGGCACGCCAACCCGGCGTTGAGGTCTATATACTCATTTCCATCAACATCCTTAACTATGCAACCTTCTGCTGACTCTACCACAAGAGGGTAAAAGCGCACATAGGAGGGTGAAATAAGCCTTTCATCTTTTTTCACAATTTCCCGGGCTTTTGGTCCGGGAGGGGTTACAACAATTCTGGGATAAGTAGTCATTCTGCTCACCAGCAAATGGATTAACATTTAGAGAGACTTGCGTTATATAGAGTTATCTCATTAAATTGCAAGAAAAAGTCAATAGTCTAACGTAACGTTGCCCATGAATATACGCGTATTGATCAGTTGGATGCTTATGGTTTTGCAACTGTTATTTCGATTGTTGAAACGTTAGTCTTTTGGCCCTCTCCGCGTACAACTTCCTCTGTTCCTATTGAAATGTCTTTGATCTGCAAATCTTTTACAAAAGCTCTTCTTAGCAATTCGACTGTATCAACAGCTCTGCTGATTGCCCGTCCTCTAGCTTTTACGACGACTTTTTGCGCGCCAGAATTAAAGAAGGTTAGACATGCTAGGACATAGTTCATCACTGGTTTCTTGCCAATGAGCACTATGTTCTCATTTGCTTGCGCCGTCGGTTTTGCAGTTTTCTTCTGTTTATCCTCAGCCATATTTTACCTCCTTATTAATGCTTCTTATGGCGACGTTAATATAACAGACTATACCATGAGGTTCATATATTTTTCCACACAGTCACCATTTTAGATGCATCGTTCCAGCGAAGCCAAGGTTTGGTAATGTTCCCAGTCCCCGTCCACCCATCTTTGAATTTTCTTAATACTATCCTCTGGGAGATGACGGAACCTTTCTTGCATGGACAGATATTCTTCCACGGGTTTTCGTTGTGACTTATCAGTTAGGCGGTCGCTGGGCGGGTTAAGCCGGAATTTGCCTTGTTCAATTTCATAAAGAGCCCATACTCCAGTTTGGACTGCCAGACGCCCAATCTCTACGGTCTTGCTTGCATCATATCGCCAGCCAGTTGGGCATGGTGTTAATACATGGATGTATTTAGTGCCCTTGATTTCTTTGGCTTTTCTGAGTTTGTTGATAAAGTCAACGGGGTAGGAGGGGCACGCCGTAGCAATGTATGGTATTCTATGAGCGGCCATTATGGAGGGCATATCCTTTTTCCTTTCTTTCTTACCCATGGGGGTTGTTGTCGTCCATGCACCGTAAGGTGTTGCCCCGCTCCTTTGTAAACCGGTGTTGCCATAGGCCTCGTTATCATAGCATACATAGATAAAATTTGTTTCACGTTCAGCAGCTCCGGATAGAGATTGAATACCTATGTTGGTAGTTCCACCATCACCAGCCCAGCCTACAACGGTTACGTCATCTAAACCGCGGATTTTAAGGGCAGCAGCGATGCCAGATGCTGTAGCACCTGCGGCCTCAAATAGAGTATTCTGAACGGGAACAGCAAAAGATGTGAACGGGTAAGGTCCCTCAATGACTGTTGTACAACTTGCGGGGACAACTAAAAATACCTTGTTTCCCAAGGCTTTGAATAACAGGCGTAAAGCTATTGATGGACCGCAGCCTGCGCATGCAGCGTGTCCTTTAAGTAGATACTCTTCCCTAGGGAGTTCTTTTATTGTCGTCATGTTTTCACGTCCCTTAAATCAACCCATTCAGTTTCCCTCTCGACTCTGCCGTTTCCAAGCCATTTCATGCACTTTCTGGCAACTTTTTCAATGGTCTTGAAGGTTACATCTCTCCCACCTAGTCCAGCGATGAAGCCAGCGATTGAAGGTTTGTTTTTCATGTCATAAAGAGAAGCCTTAACCTCCGTTGCAAGGAAGCCATCCATTCCAAAGGAGATGTGTCGATCTATCGTAGCAATCATGCGAGCTTTCTCTGCAAGCTTTCTAATTTCCTCAACTGGAAATGGACGGAAGACTCTTATGCGAGCAACTCCAACCTTCAAGCCTTCTTTTCTCAAGTTATTAGCGGCTATTTTCGCTTCAGCGCCCATTGTTCCCATAGTGCAAATTACTAATTCTGCGTCTTCGCACAAGTATTTGTCGACAAGCCCACCGTATCGAAAGCCGAACCTTTCGCCATACTCTTTGTCAATTTTCGGAATCAACATTTTTGCGTTTTCCATAGCCTCTTGTATCATGTAGCGAAATTCCATGTACCATTCCGGCGAAACCAAATTCACGCATGTGACTGGATTGCTTGTATCCAGGATCCATCCTGACCTATATGGGGGCAGGAAGGCATCAACGTCATCTTGATCGTGAATTTTTACTGGCACATATTTGTGTGACAGTATAAAGCCTTCAAGGCAGACCATCGCCGGGAGGAAAATGCGTTCGTCTTCGCAAAGCCTGTATGCTTGTATGACGGTGTCAAAGACTTCTTGGCTGTCTGCGCAGTAAAACTGAATCCAACCAGTGTCCCTCTGCGACAAGGAGTCGCTGAAGTCTGGCCATATACTCCAAGGCGCTCCCATAGCACGGTTAACAACAACCATGACAATAGGCAAACGCGCCCCAGAAGCCCAGTGGAGTGCCTCATGCATTAAAGCCAAACCTTGCGCGGAGGACGCCGTAAAAGTTCTTACACCCGCCGCTGCTGCACCGATACATGCAGCTATGGCACTATGTTCAGACTCCACGCAGATATATTCTGCGTCCATTTCTCCTTTTTCCACTAGCTCTGCAATTTTTTCAACCACAGTGGTTTGTGGAGTTATCGGGTAAGCGGCAACAACTCTAACTCTTGCAGCTTTCGCCGCATATGCCGCTACATGATTTGCAGTATCTATCATCACTCGCCCCATTTATTCCTCCTCCCTTTTCATAGTGATAGCCTTAACTGGACATTCATTGGCGCATATTCCGCAACCCTTGCAGTAGTCGTAATCAATTTCAGGAGAATCGTCCTCACGTCTTGTTATGGCAGCGTCTGGGCAGTAAATCCAGCAAAATATGCACCTCGTGCATTTTGAGTAGTCAACAATTGGACGAAAAGTTCTCCAAGAGCCAGTTTTTCCAACACTGCCAACTGTTGGCAAAGACAAAGGGGCAACGGACATTTTTGGACGTGTTTTAGT encodes the following:
- a CDS encoding NAD(+)/NADH kinase, encoding MFKSVGIVARFDRRKAIKLAEETAEYLTKMGLEVYIEDTLKEKLKNKNWNFIRLENMKTDFIITIGGDGTILRTCVAIPKPEPPILAINMGVRGFLTEVSPEMAFNAIDKCLKGDFITEKCAKLSVAYDERKLPDALNEVLITVGEPVKLLYARISKNGEHVLDCQADGVMIATPTGSTGYSLSAGGPVLDPSVDAFVLTPICSLSVLRSIVFPADSKITVEVLRPKKFLIVIDGAYREVMETSNTFITITRSKNETTFIRFQENFYNRLKSRLLFRGVGGKI
- a CDS encoding pyruvate synthase subunit beta codes for the protein MTTIKELPREEYLLKGHAACAGCGPSIALRLLFKALGNKVFLVVPASCTTVIEGPYPFTSFAVPVQNTLFEAAGATASGIAAALKIRGLDDVTVVGWAGDGGTTNIGIQSLSGAAERETNFIYVCYDNEAYGNTGLQRSGATPYGAWTTTTPMGKKERKKDMPSIMAAHRIPYIATACPSYPVDFINKLRKAKEIKGTKYIHVLTPCPTGWRYDASKTVEIGRLAVQTGVWALYEIEQGKFRLNPPSDRLTDKSQRKPVEEYLSMQERFRHLPEDSIKKIQRWVDGDWEHYQTLASLERCI
- a CDS encoding ribonuclease VapC gives rise to the protein MDTSAFIAGFDPFSIDEDQYTVPKVKEEFAGSPMALARFNAAIESGKLKVREPSTTFIEKIKTLASLIGDFAFLSETDLQVLALALQLKMHGYAPIIATDDYSIQNVAHHLGIEFASLVTFGIRKPLKWVRYCPACHRKYSPDYNSKTCYVCGTELKRKPLRKTS
- a CDS encoding translation initiation factor IF-5A, which produces MPTLLNNFLPFLFKGNFNLATLTYIWVLFKNCCGEQQAGDNVSKPVDVGSLREGGYIIVDGEPCRIVEITKSKPGKHGSAKARIVAIGVFDGVKRSIVKPVDATAEVPIIEKRSGQVFAVTPSSVQIMDLETYEYLDAPFPEEEDLKVKLTPGVEIEYWRILGKVKIVRTK
- the porA gene encoding pyruvate ferredoxin oxidoreductase, translating into MGRVMIDTANHVAAYAAKAARVRVVAAYPITPQTTVVEKIAELVEKGEMDAEYICVESEHSAIAACIGAAAAGVRTFTASSAQGLALMHEALHWASGARLPIVMVVVNRAMGAPWSIWPDFSDSLSQRDTGWIQFYCADSQEVFDTVIQAYRLCEDERIFLPAMVCLEGFILSHKYVPVKIHDQDDVDAFLPPYRSGWILDTSNPVTCVNLVSPEWYMEFRYMIQEAMENAKMLIPKIDKEYGERFGFRYGGLVDKYLCEDAELVICTMGTMGAEAKIAANNLRKEGLKVGVARIRVFRPFPVEEIRKLAEKARMIATIDRHISFGMDGFLATEVKASLYDMKNKPSIAGFIAGLGGRDVTFKTIEKVARKCMKWLGNGRVERETEWVDLRDVKT
- the albA gene encoding DNA-binding protein Alba, with translation MAEDKQKKTAKPTAQANENIVLIGKKPVMNYVLACLTFFNSGAQKVVVKARGRAISRAVDTVELLRRAFVKDLQIKDISIGTEEVVRGEGQKTNVSTIEITVAKP
- a CDS encoding acetyl ornithine aminotransferase family protein, which codes for MTTYPRIVVTPPGPKAREIVKKDERLISPSYVRFYPLVVESAEGCIVKDVDGNEYIDLNAGLACLNVGHRHPKVVEAIKKQCDRFLHYSNTDFYYNEVVVLAEKLSEITPGNFEKKVFFGNSGTEAVEAAVKLAKWHTRKQLFVSFINAFHGRTIGALSFTASKPAQRRYFFPLMPGVTHVPYPYCYRCPFKQTYPDCHYWCVDFIDEYVLQKYVPPEDVAAIMFEPIQGEGGCVVPPPEYFKRLKKLADRYGILLIDDEVQSGIGRTGKWFAIEHWNIEPDVICSAKALASGLPLGAAIARAKVMDWTGGSHASTFGGNPLACAAAIAVIEVIKEERLLENAAKQGTYIMKRFEELKETSEIIGDVRGKGLMIGVEFVTDKESKTPAPDKANEVMMRSWKRGVTVITCGVSTIRIIPPLTITRELVDSALDIIEDVVKEVEQEKR
- a CDS encoding 4Fe-4S binding protein, with the protein product MDVTKTRPKMSVAPLSLPTVGSVGKTGSWRTFRPIVDYSKCTRCIFCWIYCPDAAITRREDDSPEIDYDYCKGCGICANECPVKAITMKREEE